Proteins found in one Streptomyces sp. NBC_00461 genomic segment:
- a CDS encoding LysR family transcriptional regulator, producing MDLDLRKLRYFVAVADRLHFGRAADELHIAQPVLSRQIRALEQDLGASLFTRDRHGVELTDAGRQLLADAGPLLASTHAVRRRVSAAASGKRRLMVGFRAGVAVIPAARAFEDRHPDVVVDVQRIEGDDQAAMLLDGRIDVGYVRLPIDEAGLRVTPLYTEPRVAVLPAGHRLAGKEEVTEADLAGETLVWHGDPSTQPTKRPLPNAGYPVRGVDETLEHVAAGRGISFLARSASVFYSHPDVVYVPIPDLVPDQVCLAVAASHTSPVVDDFVTAAQSTAEITAECGNHEMWQLGGDVVARHA from the coding sequence CTGGATCTGGATCTGCGCAAACTGCGTTACTTCGTCGCCGTGGCCGACCGACTGCATTTCGGTCGCGCCGCCGATGAGCTCCACATCGCACAGCCGGTGCTCAGCCGGCAGATCCGCGCGCTCGAGCAGGATCTCGGCGCCTCGTTGTTCACCAGGGATCGCCACGGCGTGGAGCTGACAGATGCGGGCCGCCAACTGCTGGCCGACGCCGGTCCGCTGCTTGCCTCAACCCACGCGGTCCGCCGTCGGGTGTCCGCGGCCGCCAGCGGCAAGCGGCGGCTGATGGTCGGTTTCCGGGCCGGCGTTGCAGTCATCCCGGCGGCCCGTGCGTTCGAGGACCGGCACCCGGACGTGGTCGTGGACGTACAGCGGATCGAAGGGGACGACCAGGCTGCGATGCTGCTCGACGGCCGCATCGACGTCGGCTATGTGCGGCTGCCCATCGACGAGGCGGGCCTACGCGTCACACCGCTGTACACCGAGCCGCGGGTGGCGGTGCTGCCCGCCGGACACCGGTTGGCCGGCAAGGAGGAGGTCACCGAGGCCGACCTGGCCGGCGAAACGCTGGTCTGGCACGGTGACCCGAGCACGCAGCCCACCAAGCGCCCGCTCCCCAATGCCGGGTACCCGGTGCGCGGGGTGGACGAGACGCTCGAGCACGTCGCGGCCGGCCGGGGCATCTCCTTCCTGGCCCGTTCGGCGTCCGTGTTCTACTCGCATCCGGACGTCGTCTATGTCCCCATCCCGGATCTGGTGCCCGACCAGGTGTGCCTCGCGGTGGCGGCATCGCACACCTCGCCGGTGGTCGATGACTTCGTCACTGCGGCTCAGTCGACGGCCGAGATCACGGCAGAATGTGGGAACCACGAGATGTGGCAGCTTGGAGGCGATGTCGTCGCAAGGCACGCTTGA